Proteins from one Pseudarthrobacter sp. BIM B-2242 genomic window:
- a CDS encoding riboflavin kinase, protein MRTLEFPKQRNHNYFQITGVVGHGDQRGRLMGFPTANIAIPPNGGRNGVWAGTVHLDSPDRRALHVAAISIGDRPTYYSRGQSLLEANLLDFTGDLYGQTVVVTLRLLIRPQRKFSGTSELVDQIQDDVARVRSWARQAGFGGCLRAEQEPTRSHSNPLATVHPIALGHRLPDRGASLSEFLPLHS, encoded by the coding sequence GTGCGTACATTGGAGTTTCCAAAGCAACGGAACCACAATTATTTCCAGATCACTGGGGTGGTTGGTCATGGCGACCAACGGGGACGCCTGATGGGCTTTCCCACAGCCAATATTGCTATTCCACCAAATGGCGGCCGCAACGGCGTATGGGCCGGCACGGTTCACCTCGATTCACCCGATCGCCGCGCCCTTCATGTGGCTGCCATATCCATCGGCGACCGGCCCACGTACTACTCCCGGGGCCAGAGTCTCCTGGAGGCGAACCTCTTGGACTTCACGGGCGATCTGTACGGGCAGACCGTCGTGGTGACGCTTCGCCTCCTCATCCGGCCCCAACGCAAGTTCTCAGGCACGTCCGAACTCGTGGACCAGATCCAGGACGACGTAGCCCGGGTTCGAAGCTGGGCTCGGCAAGCAGGCTTTGGGGGCTGCCTCCGGGCAGAACAGGAACCCACCCGCTCGCATTCCAACCCCCTGGCTACCGTTCACCCCATCGCCCTCGGCCACAGGCTCCCCGATCGAGGCGCTTCGCTGTCCGAATTTCTACCGCTGCACAGCTAG
- a CDS encoding LLM class flavin-dependent oxidoreductase, giving the protein MANKQNPQKRMILNAFDMNCVGHQNPGMWTHPDDQTHRYMDVDYWTDLAKLLERGGFDCLFIADVLGYYDVYGGSRDTALRTAAQAPVGDPAIPISAMAAVTERLGFGVTKSLTYELPYSFAKTMTTLDHITKGRVAWNIVTSYQASAAENLGLDKQIPHDERYAVADEFMEVCYKLWEGSWDEDAVVFDKEKRIFTDPSKVHDINHEGKYYKVPGAHLGQPSPQRTPFLFQAGTSKKGMEFSGKHAEAVFVIGTSPEELRPTVDKVRQQAAEAGRDPRSVKVIVMLTPITAPTDEEAQAKLEDFYKYADTDAALTLFGGWTGIDMSSAPADQPLESIESDAIRAMIDMLTGVDSEVVWTKERLAKWLCIGGFSASVVGSPTTIVDEMERWMEIADVDGFNLGRVIAPGTMEDFVELVVPELRKRGHVPQDPAAEGVMTLRERLTGDARLPSEHAGANYRLGVAASVS; this is encoded by the coding sequence ATGGCAAATAAGCAGAACCCCCAGAAGCGCATGATTCTGAACGCATTCGACATGAACTGCGTGGGGCATCAGAACCCCGGGATGTGGACGCACCCCGACGACCAGACCCACCGCTATATGGACGTGGACTACTGGACCGACCTGGCGAAGCTCCTTGAACGCGGCGGGTTTGACTGCCTCTTTATTGCAGACGTCCTGGGCTACTACGACGTTTATGGCGGATCACGGGACACTGCACTTCGCACCGCCGCCCAGGCACCTGTGGGAGACCCTGCGATCCCGATCTCAGCAATGGCAGCTGTGACGGAGAGGCTCGGGTTCGGGGTTACGAAGTCACTGACTTACGAACTTCCCTATTCTTTCGCCAAGACAATGACCACCTTGGACCACATCACAAAGGGCCGGGTCGCCTGGAATATCGTGACGTCGTACCAGGCAAGCGCAGCAGAGAACCTGGGGCTCGACAAGCAGATCCCGCATGACGAGCGTTACGCGGTGGCGGACGAGTTCATGGAGGTCTGCTACAAGCTTTGGGAAGGTTCATGGGACGAAGACGCAGTGGTCTTCGACAAAGAAAAGCGCATCTTCACGGATCCGTCCAAAGTCCATGACATCAACCACGAGGGTAAGTATTACAAGGTTCCCGGCGCCCACCTCGGTCAGCCGAGTCCGCAGCGTACTCCGTTCCTGTTCCAGGCCGGCACGTCCAAAAAGGGTATGGAGTTCTCGGGGAAGCACGCCGAGGCCGTGTTCGTCATCGGCACAAGCCCCGAAGAGCTGCGGCCAACCGTCGACAAGGTCCGCCAGCAGGCGGCCGAGGCAGGCCGGGACCCGCGCAGCGTAAAGGTCATCGTGATGCTGACCCCCATCACGGCACCGACGGACGAGGAAGCCCAGGCCAAGCTTGAGGACTTCTACAAGTACGCAGATACTGACGCCGCACTGACCCTCTTCGGCGGATGGACAGGCATTGATATGTCTTCGGCGCCGGCGGACCAGCCCTTGGAGAGCATCGAGAGTGACGCTATCCGGGCCATGATCGACATGCTGACCGGCGTGGACAGCGAGGTTGTCTGGACAAAAGAGCGGCTGGCGAAATGGCTGTGCATTGGCGGATTTAGCGCGTCAGTGGTCGGTTCGCCCACAACCATCGTCGACGAGATGGAGCGATGGATGGAGATCGCGGATGTTGACGGATTCAACCTTGGCCGCGTCATTGCACCCGGGACGATGGAGGACTTCGTCGAGCTGGTGGTACCAGAACTGCGCAAGCGGGGCCATGTCCCGCAGGACCCCGCCGCTGAGGGAGTGATGACGTTGCGTGAACGTCTCACAGGCGACGCCCGGCTCCCCTCAGAGCACGCCGGCGCCAACTACCGGCTGGGTGTGGCGGCGTCAGTCTCCTGA
- a CDS encoding AAA family ATPase gives MPVDFKQPKPQSCVDRGITSREWEVLQAVLNHLANAEIAATLGISVRTVESHVSNLLTKFDVTSRSGLLAAVRATENAGPLRLEAPPSLLRMAKAGEFVGRLPELQQLHDEWDLAKAGAQRLVLVSGDAGIGKSRLVAEFVRQLLVNDDPLVLHGRCDEDVAGPFEAVGHALAPYIRASNPASLAGELGDVAAELETIIPISGIRLPGIPVDAVRTDPNVTRLRLFDAVTRVLRHASVSSPMLLVLDDLHWAPGPTLLLLKHLMQEESLKRTMIICTLRPGDVSDALIDFLGRLRRDAMPVQIQLGGLHRLEVAQLLASDDGSAQSRDDTFSESLAYDIYSETRGNPLYAGELIRSLGEGSGPKSAGNADVPHGVKDIVTARVRRLKQETQTLLGIAAVLGQEFDLSVLQQLAEVDDFTLLEGVEEATQAQLLYDVTAASPDAVERYEFVHAIVRRAIIESLSPARVRRIHAAAGTALEQLFPQALEMRADEIAWHLVQAGQIKDRRNIVRYLTMAGRAALNSSAAEEGLRFLDQALEYIDAAEAFDRAELWFQRGLTLRTLGRWPDSVASLRNALDLYAEVGDLEAISRTCRAATHTMFWFFRMPEALDLAAYGLKMLDGHEGAERGRLLGALSFAQAWSGDYGSSMKAIDEELAIASRLKDTDLKGHALAIRAMQLPAFLEHKDAASAGYEALEILRGSDDVWTLTSMLGFLNYTLVGLGRLEAAREVGAELAPLAVRVGNYAAQQQHTRMNAMVEFFEQGSPVALEKFARKDLAFCKAVGLATPEHSLAWLGLAKFLAGEWEEARGAYSAALETEADTGMVGWGWSSLFELLAYMGDSQAAMGLLEKHRNTLPHLDRANTCGSWVAALTAVEGLVVLGELEQAAALLPAIEQCIQRTGVVCIEFRGGRLVKRSAAIAAAAAGDWARAEKYFREARRDAETMPHVVERAHTLRFHGRMLLQTGEAASSARAKSYLQEARAVYAKLGMPRHVELCDLETKPTRVTSKRSTTPDPGLFGFLTNLMYGE, from the coding sequence ATGCCGGTAGATTTTAAGCAACCAAAGCCTCAGTCGTGTGTAGACCGGGGCATCACCTCCCGGGAGTGGGAGGTCCTCCAAGCCGTTCTTAATCATCTGGCCAACGCCGAGATCGCAGCCACGTTGGGGATCAGCGTGCGAACGGTCGAAAGCCATGTCTCCAACCTTCTGACGAAGTTTGACGTCACGTCCCGTTCAGGGTTGTTAGCTGCCGTCCGGGCCACTGAGAATGCCGGACCGTTACGACTCGAGGCTCCCCCTTCACTGCTTCGCATGGCGAAGGCAGGTGAATTTGTCGGCCGGCTTCCGGAACTCCAACAACTGCACGATGAGTGGGACTTGGCCAAAGCGGGTGCACAGCGACTCGTGCTGGTCTCGGGCGATGCTGGCATCGGAAAGAGCCGGCTGGTGGCAGAGTTCGTGCGGCAACTGTTGGTCAATGACGACCCGCTCGTGCTGCATGGACGTTGCGACGAAGACGTGGCAGGTCCTTTTGAAGCAGTCGGCCACGCCCTTGCCCCGTATATCCGTGCAAGCAATCCCGCCAGTTTGGCGGGAGAGCTTGGTGACGTAGCCGCCGAACTGGAGACGATCATTCCAATTTCCGGCATCCGTTTACCGGGGATCCCGGTTGATGCCGTGCGCACCGACCCGAACGTTACCCGGCTGCGACTCTTCGACGCCGTCACTCGCGTCCTCCGCCATGCCTCGGTTTCCTCACCCATGCTGTTGGTACTCGATGACCTGCACTGGGCTCCCGGGCCTACGCTCCTGCTGCTTAAGCACCTGATGCAGGAGGAATCGCTTAAGCGCACAATGATTATCTGCACTCTTCGCCCCGGGGACGTTTCAGATGCCCTTATCGACTTCCTGGGTAGGTTGCGCCGGGACGCAATGCCCGTTCAGATTCAATTGGGCGGATTGCACCGGCTCGAGGTCGCTCAACTGCTGGCTTCCGATGACGGATCGGCACAGTCACGCGATGACACTTTCTCTGAAAGCCTGGCCTATGACATCTACTCGGAAACACGGGGAAATCCGCTGTACGCCGGAGAGCTGATCCGAAGCCTGGGAGAAGGCAGCGGACCGAAATCGGCGGGCAATGCAGACGTTCCTCACGGAGTGAAGGACATCGTTACTGCACGTGTTCGGCGGCTCAAACAAGAGACTCAGACCCTGCTCGGCATAGCCGCCGTACTGGGGCAGGAATTTGACCTCAGCGTGCTGCAGCAACTTGCTGAAGTTGACGATTTCACTCTTCTGGAAGGAGTGGAGGAGGCAACCCAGGCGCAGCTTCTGTATGACGTGACAGCCGCTTCTCCCGACGCCGTTGAACGCTATGAATTTGTGCACGCCATCGTGCGTCGGGCAATCATTGAAAGCCTGTCGCCGGCCCGCGTGCGTCGAATACATGCTGCAGCCGGCACAGCGTTGGAGCAGCTTTTTCCTCAAGCCTTGGAAATGCGGGCCGATGAAATTGCCTGGCATTTGGTTCAGGCAGGACAAATCAAAGACCGCCGGAATATTGTCCGCTATCTGACCATGGCGGGCCGGGCCGCGCTGAACAGTTCCGCGGCGGAAGAGGGGCTTCGCTTTCTGGACCAGGCTTTGGAATACATCGATGCGGCTGAGGCCTTTGACCGCGCCGAACTTTGGTTCCAGCGTGGCCTGACGTTGCGAACACTTGGCCGCTGGCCCGATTCTGTGGCCTCGTTACGCAACGCGCTGGACCTTTATGCAGAAGTGGGAGACCTGGAAGCCATTTCCCGCACGTGCCGCGCAGCCACACACACGATGTTTTGGTTTTTCCGGATGCCCGAAGCCCTCGATTTAGCTGCTTATGGACTAAAGATGCTTGACGGTCACGAGGGCGCAGAACGGGGAAGGCTGCTGGGCGCGTTGTCTTTTGCCCAGGCCTGGAGCGGTGATTACGGCTCAAGCATGAAGGCTATCGACGAAGAGTTGGCCATTGCTTCCCGGCTCAAGGATACGGATCTGAAAGGACATGCCTTGGCCATACGCGCGATGCAGCTCCCCGCGTTCCTTGAGCATAAAGATGCAGCCTCGGCAGGTTATGAGGCGCTTGAGATACTCCGCGGCTCCGACGATGTCTGGACCTTGACGAGCATGCTCGGCTTTTTGAACTACACGCTTGTTGGTTTGGGTCGCCTGGAGGCAGCCCGTGAGGTAGGCGCTGAACTGGCCCCACTCGCGGTTCGGGTAGGGAACTACGCCGCCCAACAGCAGCACACCCGGATGAACGCCATGGTCGAATTCTTTGAGCAGGGAAGCCCTGTCGCCCTGGAGAAATTCGCCCGGAAGGACCTCGCATTCTGCAAGGCCGTCGGGCTTGCAACGCCTGAGCATTCGCTCGCATGGCTTGGGTTGGCCAAATTCCTCGCCGGCGAATGGGAGGAAGCAAGGGGTGCTTACTCAGCCGCGCTCGAAACAGAGGCGGACACGGGAATGGTCGGCTGGGGATGGTCTTCCCTGTTCGAGTTGCTCGCGTACATGGGCGATTCCCAAGCTGCCATGGGTTTGCTTGAAAAGCACCGAAACACTCTGCCGCACCTGGACCGGGCCAACACCTGTGGCTCATGGGTGGCGGCGCTAACGGCGGTTGAAGGTTTAGTCGTATTGGGAGAGTTGGAGCAGGCCGCCGCACTGCTCCCTGCTATCGAACAATGCATTCAGCGGACGGGGGTCGTTTGTATCGAATTCCGGGGTGGGCGCCTAGTCAAGCGTTCAGCGGCAATTGCCGCTGCAGCGGCCGGCGACTGGGCGCGCGCGGAAAAGTACTTTCGGGAGGCACGTCGTGATGCCGAGACCATGCCCCACGTCGTGGAGCGTGCCCACACCCTGAGATTTCACGGGAGAATGCTGCTTCAGACTGGCGAAGCAGCATCCTCTGCCCGGGCAAAGTCGTATCTGCAGGAGGCGCGCGCTGTCTACGCGAAACTCGGCATGCCCCGTCACGTGGAACTCTGCGATCTGGAGACGAAACCGACCCGGGTTACGAGCAAAAGGTCTACAACCCCTGACCCCGGCCTCTTCGGCTTTCTCACCAACCTGATGTATGGGGAGTAA
- a CDS encoding GPR1/FUN34/YaaH family transporter, with translation MSSTSVIESPILTATTPTAPPPPPTGPLAGAPGIVGIPMAVAGAFGLGLVNTGFIPASAAAAALPTVIAASAVGLLLTTVWACALGQNTSAGIFVLFFGFFATYGALSLGLINGWYGIPADQMVNAQALWLTCWLFIFVMLTFVTLRLPWSSTLMLVFVDIALALLLMGTLQGDAGMTNLGGWFTFAFVAVAVYLYVDVMWSQTGGRGLPQGRPLVR, from the coding sequence ATGTCCAGCACCTCTGTCATTGAAAGCCCAATCCTCACCGCCACAACACCCACAGCCCCACCACCTCCACCCACCGGTCCGCTGGCAGGGGCACCCGGCATCGTCGGCATCCCCATGGCTGTTGCCGGAGCATTCGGCCTGGGCCTGGTCAACACCGGATTCATACCCGCCAGTGCAGCAGCCGCTGCCTTACCCACGGTGATCGCTGCCTCTGCGGTTGGTCTGCTGCTGACCACGGTCTGGGCCTGCGCGCTCGGCCAGAACACGTCAGCGGGTATCTTCGTCCTCTTCTTCGGATTTTTTGCCACCTACGGCGCACTGTCACTCGGACTCATCAATGGCTGGTACGGCATTCCCGCTGACCAGATGGTCAATGCGCAAGCCCTCTGGCTTACCTGCTGGCTGTTCATATTCGTGATGCTCACTTTCGTGACATTACGTCTTCCCTGGAGCTCCACCCTGATGCTCGTTTTCGTCGATATCGCCCTCGCCCTGCTTCTCATGGGCACCCTGCAGGGCGACGCGGGCATGACCAACCTCGGAGGCTGGTTCACGTTCGCCTTCGTTGCAGTGGCCGTTTACCTCTACGTCGACGTCATGTGGAGCCAAACCGGTGGCCGCGGGCTGCCACAAGGACGCCCGCTCGTGCGCTAA
- a CDS encoding flavin reductase family protein gives MTAQIADNGVLLQEALTHFPAGVVALSATVKGERQVLIASSFSVGISYEPPLVLFSVQKSSSTWPSIKDAPLIGVSVMGEDHNPVCRQLASRDKSKRFNGVETFSGEQNDLYISGSPLWLTCSIYQEVDAGDHILILLKIEDFQAHSLHMPLVLHRSALGRWDRI, from the coding sequence ATGACTGCACAAATTGCTGACAACGGTGTTCTCCTCCAGGAGGCTCTTACTCATTTTCCTGCCGGTGTTGTAGCCCTCTCGGCGACGGTAAAGGGTGAGCGGCAGGTTCTCATTGCTTCGTCTTTTTCGGTCGGAATTTCCTATGAACCGCCGCTCGTTCTGTTCTCCGTTCAAAAATCTTCATCCACGTGGCCGAGCATCAAAGATGCACCTCTCATTGGCGTTTCGGTAATGGGTGAAGACCATAACCCGGTCTGCCGCCAACTCGCGTCACGCGATAAATCAAAGCGATTCAACGGCGTAGAGACTTTTTCCGGTGAACAGAATGATCTTTATATTTCCGGATCTCCCCTGTGGCTCACATGCTCCATTTACCAGGAGGTCGATGCTGGCGACCACATTCTTATTCTGCTGAAAATTGAGGATTTCCAGGCTCATAGTTTGCACATGCCCCTGGTACTCCACCGCTCGGCTTTGGGCCGCTGGGACCGCATTTAG
- a CDS encoding nitrate/nitrite transporter, whose amino-acid sequence MALQQATLPVEVRGRTRSIRLILLCQVLTLAVWFASTAALPSIAVLEPISETQMALMTSVLQVGFVVGALLSAFLNVADRFDPRNLFAASAAVAAVTTAALLVVSPVGTEALILRALTGVALAGIYPVGMRMVASWATNDLGKLVGLLVGALTIGSALPHLFTIGAAWDWKLVYAASSIAALSAACLVKFVKLGPAFKRAQRFDPSTIKAAWLKRPVRLANLGYLGHMWELYAMWAWIGLFFRASLDARGVEQPGLAPAATFLVIAAGALGALIGGRLADRFGRTAVTIYSMAISGACALTVGWLFGGPPLLILIVAMVWGVSIIADSAQFSACVVELSPPESVGTMLTIQICMGFALTLVTIQSMGFVVNHLGWGIGFSMLALGPLFGCLAMWLLRRDPASSLLAGGRK is encoded by the coding sequence ATGGCACTCCAACAAGCAACCTTGCCCGTAGAAGTTCGAGGGCGCACCAGATCTATTCGCCTCATCCTGCTTTGTCAGGTCCTGACCTTGGCCGTCTGGTTTGCCTCGACTGCTGCGTTGCCGAGCATCGCGGTTCTCGAACCCATTTCCGAGACCCAAATGGCACTGATGACCAGCGTGCTGCAGGTGGGGTTCGTTGTCGGTGCCCTGCTCAGTGCTTTTCTCAATGTGGCAGACAGATTCGACCCCCGAAACCTTTTTGCAGCGTCGGCGGCGGTGGCAGCCGTGACTACCGCGGCCCTGCTTGTGGTCTCGCCCGTAGGAACCGAAGCGCTCATTCTCAGGGCCCTCACCGGAGTGGCCCTGGCAGGAATTTACCCCGTGGGTATGCGCATGGTGGCCAGTTGGGCCACCAATGATCTGGGGAAACTTGTCGGCTTGCTGGTCGGAGCACTGACAATAGGCTCTGCCCTGCCTCATCTCTTCACCATCGGTGCCGCCTGGGACTGGAAACTCGTCTATGCAGCTTCGTCGATTGCCGCCCTCTCGGCAGCGTGCCTGGTCAAATTCGTGAAGCTCGGACCTGCGTTCAAGCGGGCGCAACGTTTCGATCCAAGCACTATCAAAGCTGCCTGGCTCAAACGGCCGGTCCGCTTGGCCAACCTGGGATACCTGGGCCATATGTGGGAACTGTACGCAATGTGGGCATGGATCGGGTTGTTTTTCCGGGCATCACTGGACGCCCGGGGAGTTGAACAACCGGGCCTCGCCCCCGCAGCCACCTTCCTTGTCATTGCCGCAGGCGCCCTGGGTGCGCTGATCGGAGGACGTTTGGCCGACCGATTTGGCCGCACCGCTGTAACCATCTATTCCATGGCAATCAGTGGTGCCTGCGCGCTGACTGTCGGCTGGCTCTTTGGCGGGCCACCTCTGCTGATTCTCATAGTGGCCATGGTTTGGGGAGTATCAATCATTGCGGACTCTGCTCAATTCTCAGCGTGCGTCGTGGAACTGTCACCCCCCGAGTCGGTGGGCACCATGCTGACCATACAAATCTGCATGGGCTTCGCACTAACCCTCGTCACAATCCAGTCCATGGGATTTGTCGTCAATCATCTGGGTTGGGGAATCGGGTTCTCGATGCTCGCGCTGGGTCCGCTTTTTGGCTGCCTGGCCATGTGGTTGCTTCGACGTGACCCGGCATCGTCCCTGCTTGCGGGCGGGCGCAAATAA
- a CDS encoding glucose-6-phosphate isomerase, translating into MTTQAQQLPDGGSAICLDRRSRGPGYDATGAAQQALEQHLPTLVADRIATRIFAKDHTLWGPEAEAESAVRLGWVEAATVSQALVPGILELRDALHADGVSRIVLCGMGGSSLAPEVIAGTAGVELTVLDSTDPDQVRAALADRLAETAIVVSSKSGSTLETDSQRRIFEHAFTAAGIDAKSRIIIVTDPGSPLDKASREAGYRAVFNADPNVGGRYSALTAFGLVPSGLAGVDIQAFLDEAEEAAEILNEDAPDNIGLALGAALGGTSPLRDKIVIAEDGSGIVGFADWAEQLIAESTGKSGTGVLPVVAGPAAPEVSSGAADVLVVRLVAADADVELGENEAAIAGGLATQMMVWEFATAVAGRLLGINPFDQPDVEAAKVAARGLLDAQPEPTLAAFVDGAIEVRGGDWLRGAHTAEEAVGALLGTLDDESYLSVQAYFDRLAFAELEGIRDQLAATSGRPVTFGWGPRFLHSTGQFHKGGPAIGVFLQVTAAPAEDLAIPERPFTFRELISAQAAGDAQVLAGHGRPVLRLHLTDRTAGVAQLQEIIAAVAAQSASLTDS; encoded by the coding sequence ATGACCACCCAGGCGCAGCAACTCCCGGATGGCGGAAGCGCCATCTGTCTTGATCGCCGCTCCCGGGGCCCGGGCTACGACGCCACCGGTGCCGCGCAGCAGGCACTTGAGCAGCATCTGCCCACTCTTGTGGCGGACCGGATTGCGACCCGGATCTTCGCGAAGGACCATACCCTGTGGGGTCCGGAGGCCGAGGCCGAGTCTGCTGTCCGCCTGGGCTGGGTCGAGGCGGCTACCGTCTCGCAGGCCCTGGTGCCCGGGATCCTTGAGCTCCGTGATGCCCTGCACGCCGACGGCGTGTCCCGCATCGTGCTTTGTGGCATGGGCGGATCCTCGCTGGCTCCCGAGGTTATCGCCGGTACCGCTGGCGTCGAGCTGACTGTGCTGGACAGCACGGATCCCGATCAGGTCCGTGCCGCCCTCGCGGACCGGCTGGCCGAGACCGCGATTGTGGTCTCGTCCAAGTCCGGATCCACCCTGGAAACTGATTCGCAGCGCAGGATTTTCGAGCACGCCTTCACCGCGGCCGGGATCGACGCGAAGAGCCGGATCATCATCGTCACCGACCCCGGCTCCCCGCTGGATAAGGCCTCCCGCGAGGCCGGCTACCGGGCCGTGTTCAATGCGGATCCCAACGTCGGCGGCCGGTACTCGGCCCTGACCGCGTTCGGGCTGGTCCCTTCGGGCCTGGCCGGCGTGGATATCCAGGCGTTCCTGGACGAGGCCGAGGAAGCCGCCGAGATCCTCAACGAGGATGCTCCGGACAACATCGGTCTGGCCCTGGGCGCGGCCCTGGGCGGAACCAGCCCGCTGCGGGACAAGATCGTCATTGCCGAGGACGGGTCCGGGATTGTGGGTTTCGCCGACTGGGCCGAACAGCTCATCGCCGAATCCACCGGAAAGTCCGGCACCGGGGTCCTGCCGGTCGTGGCCGGCCCGGCGGCGCCCGAGGTCAGCTCCGGTGCCGCTGATGTGCTGGTGGTGCGGCTGGTTGCTGCTGATGCCGACGTCGAACTCGGTGAGAACGAGGCGGCCATCGCCGGCGGGCTCGCCACCCAGATGATGGTGTGGGAATTCGCCACGGCCGTCGCCGGCCGGCTGCTGGGGATCAACCCGTTCGACCAGCCGGATGTGGAGGCAGCGAAGGTCGCCGCCCGCGGCCTGCTGGACGCCCAGCCCGAACCCACACTGGCCGCCTTTGTGGACGGCGCCATCGAGGTCCGCGGCGGTGACTGGCTCCGCGGTGCCCACACGGCCGAGGAAGCCGTCGGTGCCCTCCTGGGAACACTGGACGACGAGAGCTACCTCAGTGTCCAGGCATACTTCGACCGCCTGGCTTTCGCCGAGCTGGAAGGCATCCGGGACCAGCTCGCCGCCACCAGCGGCCGCCCGGTCACCTTTGGCTGGGGACCGCGGTTCCTGCACTCCACCGGGCAGTTCCACAAGGGCGGCCCCGCGATCGGCGTGTTCCTCCAGGTCACCGCGGCACCCGCCGAGGATCTGGCCATCCCGGAACGTCCCTTCACCTTCAGGGAACTGATCTCCGCGCAGGCCGCCGGGGACGCCCAGGTCCTGGCCGGTCACGGCCGCCCGGTCCTGCGCCTGCACCTCACCGACCGCACCGCCGGCGTTGCACAGCTGCAGGAGATCATCGCCGCTGTCGCCGCCCAGTCCGCATCCCTCACCGACAGCTAA
- the hxlA gene encoding 3-hexulose-6-phosphate synthase has translation MKLQVAMDVLTTEAALELAGQVAEFVDIIELGTPLIKAEGLSVITAIKNAHPDKVVFADLKTMDAGELEADIAFKAGADLVTVLGAADDSTIAGAVKAAKAHNKGVVVDLIGIEDKVTRAKEARALGAKFVEMHAGLDEQAKPGFDLNGLLRAGAEADVPFSVAGGVKLATIGDVQKAGADVAVAGGAIYGAADPALAAKQLRAAIN, from the coding sequence GTGAAGCTCCAAGTTGCTATGGACGTTCTGACCACTGAAGCCGCCCTCGAACTCGCCGGCCAGGTCGCCGAGTTTGTTGACATCATCGAGCTGGGCACCCCGCTGATCAAGGCCGAAGGCCTCTCAGTCATCACGGCGATCAAGAACGCCCACCCGGACAAGGTTGTCTTCGCTGACCTCAAGACCATGGATGCCGGCGAGCTCGAAGCCGACATCGCGTTCAAGGCCGGCGCTGACCTGGTCACCGTGCTCGGTGCTGCCGATGACTCCACCATCGCCGGTGCCGTCAAGGCCGCCAAGGCCCACAACAAGGGTGTTGTCGTTGACCTCATCGGCATCGAGGACAAAGTCACCCGTGCCAAGGAAGCCCGTGCCCTGGGCGCGAAATTCGTTGAGATGCACGCCGGCCTGGACGAGCAGGCAAAGCCCGGCTTCGACCTGAACGGTCTGCTCCGTGCCGGCGCAGAAGCCGATGTTCCGTTCTCCGTTGCAGGCGGCGTAAAGCTCGCCACCATCGGTGACGTCCAGAAGGCCGGTGCCGATGTCGCCGTCGCCGGCGGTGCCATCTACGGTGCAGCCGACCCGGCACTGGCAGCCAAGCAGCTCCGCGCGGCCATCAACTAA
- a CDS encoding putative quinol monooxygenase, whose translation MSSSVGLLVMLEAKPGKESELSEFLKSAQDLVVEEPGTSTWYAFRINASQFGIYDTFPHEEGRQAHLAGKVATALGARADELLASAPSLQPVEVLAFT comes from the coding sequence ATGTCGAGCTCTGTTGGCTTACTGGTGATGCTTGAGGCGAAACCCGGCAAAGAGTCCGAACTGTCCGAATTCCTGAAGTCCGCTCAGGACCTCGTTGTTGAGGAACCCGGCACGTCCACCTGGTATGCCTTCCGGATCAATGCCAGCCAGTTCGGAATTTATGACACCTTTCCGCATGAGGAAGGCCGTCAGGCGCACCTGGCCGGCAAGGTCGCCACAGCCCTTGGAGCGAGGGCGGATGAGCTTCTCGCCTCCGCACCTTCTCTTCAGCCCGTGGAGGTCCTGGCCTTTACCTAA